A genomic segment from Micropterus dolomieu isolate WLL.071019.BEF.003 ecotype Adirondacks linkage group LG03, ASM2129224v1, whole genome shotgun sequence encodes:
- the LOC123967694 gene encoding acidic leucine-rich nuclear phosphoprotein 32 family member E-like isoform X1: protein MDMKKRISLELRNRKPAEVVALVVDNCRSSDGEVESLTDEYTGLEILSMVNVGLASLSKLPSLPKLRKLELSDNTISGGLDTLAEKCPNLTNLNLSGNKIKELSSIEVLQNLKNLKSLDLYSCEVSTLDDYREGVFELLPQLTYLDGYDQEDNEVPDSEADNDDDDEAGPPGDDDDEEEEDEEEGSEGDEDEVGLSYLMKEGIQDEEDDGDYVEEEEDEEEEEEEDGDVDGAAVQGEKRKRDAEDEGDDDDDE, encoded by the exons ATGGACATGAAGAAGAGGATCAGCCTGGAGCTGAGGAACAGAAAACCCGCTGAG GTGGTGGCGCTGGTGGTGGATAACTGTCGCTCCAGTGACGGGGAGGTCGAAAGCCTGACGGATGAGTACACGGGGCTGGAGATCCTCAGCATGGTGAACGTCGGCCTTGCCTCGCTCTCCAAACTGCCCTCGCTGCCCAAACTACGCAAG ctggAGCTGAGTGATAACACCATCTCAGGAGGTCTGGACACGCTGGCAGAGAAGTGTCCCAACCTGACGAACCTGAACCTGAGCGGGAACAAGATCAAGGAGCTGAGCAGCATCGAGGTTCTG CAAAACCTGAAGAACCTGAAGAGCCTGGACCTGTACAGCTGTGAAGTGTCCACGCTGGACGACTACAGGGAGGGCGTCTTCGAGCTGCTGCCTCAGCTCACCTATCTGGACGGGTACGACCAGGAAGACAACGAGGTGCCCGACTCGGAGGCCGACAACG ACGATGACGACGAAGCCGGCCCACCTGGAGATGACGacgatgaggaagaagaggatgaggaggaaggcTCTGAAGGCGACGAGGACGAGGTCGGCCTGTCGTACCTGATGAAGGAGGGAATCCAG GATGAGGAAGATGATGGAGACTAtgttgaagaggaggaggacgaggaggaggaggaagaggaagatggag ATGTGGACGGAGCAGCTGTTCAgggggagaagaggaagagagacgcAGAGGATGAAGGTGACGATGACGATGATGAATGA
- the LOC123967694 gene encoding acidic leucine-rich nuclear phosphoprotein 32 family member E-like isoform X2, with translation MVNVGLASLSKLPSLPKLRKLELSDNTISGGLDTLAEKCPNLTNLNLSGNKIKELSSIEVLQNLKNLKSLDLYSCEVSTLDDYREGVFELLPQLTYLDGYDQEDNEVPDSEADNDDDDEAGPPGDDDDEEEEDEEEGSEGDEDEVGLSYLMKEGIQDEEDDGDYVEEEEDEEEEEEEDGDVDGAAVQGEKRKRDAEDEGDDDDDE, from the exons ATGGTGAACGTCGGCCTTGCCTCGCTCTCCAAACTGCCCTCGCTGCCCAAACTACGCAAG ctggAGCTGAGTGATAACACCATCTCAGGAGGTCTGGACACGCTGGCAGAGAAGTGTCCCAACCTGACGAACCTGAACCTGAGCGGGAACAAGATCAAGGAGCTGAGCAGCATCGAGGTTCTG CAAAACCTGAAGAACCTGAAGAGCCTGGACCTGTACAGCTGTGAAGTGTCCACGCTGGACGACTACAGGGAGGGCGTCTTCGAGCTGCTGCCTCAGCTCACCTATCTGGACGGGTACGACCAGGAAGACAACGAGGTGCCCGACTCGGAGGCCGACAACG ACGATGACGACGAAGCCGGCCCACCTGGAGATGACGacgatgaggaagaagaggatgaggaggaaggcTCTGAAGGCGACGAGGACGAGGTCGGCCTGTCGTACCTGATGAAGGAGGGAATCCAG GATGAGGAAGATGATGGAGACTAtgttgaagaggaggaggacgaggaggaggaggaagaggaagatggag ATGTGGACGGAGCAGCTGTTCAgggggagaagaggaagagagacgcAGAGGATGAAGGTGACGATGACGATGATGAATGA